CGCCCAGCGCCTGGACAGCACCGTGGCCGACGAGCAGCTGAAGACGTTCTCCTCGCGGCGCTCGGTGATGGAGCGGGCGCACGTGTGGCAGCGCGGACAGATGCTCGGGGTGATGGGCGCGGCGCTCTCGCTGCTGGCCGCCTACATGCTCTTCCTGCTGCGGCGCCTGGACTCGCAGCTGGATGACGCCACCGGCGACGACTTCCAGACGCCCCTGCCGCCCAGCCCGCCTCCTCCCTCGAACTCCACCCCGGCGTTCGTCCCCAGCGCGCACCGCTGACCCCTCGCCGGGGCCTGCCCCGCGCTGGCAAGATGGTGCCCCCTCGGAGGTGCCATGCCCGGCTGCGGCCACTGCGGACGTCCGCTCGACATCATTGGAAACCAGGTAGGGCGGCGTGACACCTGCCCCCACTGTGGCGAAGAGGTGCGCGCGTGCCGCAACTGCCGCCACTTCGAGCCGTCGGCCTCCAAGCAGTGCAAGGAGCCCTTCGCGGACGTGCCGTCCGACAAGGACAGCGCCAACTTCTGTGAGTTCTTCCAGATTGGCGAAGGGGGCCTCCACGCCAAGGAGGACCGCGCGGAGCAGCTCTCCGCTGCGGAGGCCCTGTTCCGGAAGCGCTAGGCCTCCTTCTTCTTGAGCATCACCTCCCGTGCCGCATCCGGCACGGTCTCCGGCTCATCCTTCACCAGGTAGGAGAACCGCTCGCGGAACGCCTCGGGCGTGAGCTTCACGGAGGCGGCGAGGCGGGCGAGCTCCTCGGGCTTGGCGAAGTCCTCGCGCTTGAGGCGGAGCATGAACCCCCGGGCGATCTGGTAGCGGTCCGAGTCCACGTCCACCAGCCGCACCCGGGGCAGGCCCGTGTCCGGGTTCTTCATCGTCTGGAACGAGAGCGGCTGGAACTGGCCGTTGATGATGGCCACCACCGCCTCGGTGCCGCCCTGGATGATGTAGCGGGCCGCGCAGTGCCCCAGGTCGCGCGTGTACTCCATGTCGAAGGGGATGGGGTCGGCGCAGCGCACCTCGTAGCCGATGTACTTGGGAATGAGCGTGGCCTTGAGGCCCAGCTCCGCGAGCCGGTCCTTCACGCCCTTCTCCAGCACCTCGCCCAGTTGGATGTCCGCCACGTGGAGGTTGCCCATGTGGTCCCTGGGCAGCTCCGTGTACCGGGCCAGGTCCTCCGGGATGATGCAGTCGGCGAGGCCCTCGGCCAGCAGCGCGATGCCATCCGGGCGCCCGTAGGCCAGGCGCTTGATGACGGAGCCCGCGAGCGTGTCCACCACGGTGGCGAAGGGGACCTTCTTGCCGCGGAACTCCTCGGGGATGAGGGTGACGGTGGCGCCCACCGCCTTGCCAATGGACAGCGCCAGGTGGCCCGCCTTGCGGCCCTGGGCGACGACGAAGTACCAGCGCGAGGTGGTCTTCGCGTCGACCATCAGGTTCTTCACGATGTCCACGCCCACGTGGCGCGCGGTCTGGAACCCGAAGGTGCTCGTGTCGTGGGGCAGATCGATGTCGTTGTCGATCGTCTTGGGCACGTGGACGACGCGGATCTTCCCCCGGGTCTTCTCCGAGATGATCTGCGCGAGCGTCGCGGTGCCATCCCCGCCGATGGTGATGAGCATGCCGATGCCCAGCCGCTCCATCGACTCGATGGTGCGCTGAAGGTGCTCAGGGGAGCGGGTGGGGTTGGCGCGGGAGATGCCGATGTACGAGCCTCCCCGGAAGTGGATGCGGCTAGTGTCCGCGATGGTGAGCGGCACCACGTGGGAGATGTCCCCCTCGGCGAGCCACTTGAACCCATCCTGGATGCCCAGCACCTCCACCCCGGACAGGCAGGCACGGATGGTGGCGGCCCCGATAACACTGTTGATGCCTGGAGCGGGTCCTCCAGCGACGACGATGGCGAGCTTCTTCATGTCTTCTGCCTCGAATGGGTTCGCCGCATCCTGTCCCGGGCGGCCCCCCAAACTCAGCAGAAACCAGCGGTCCGGCCGACAGAAAATCCGGGCGGCCCACGAAGCGGTGGCCCGCGCCTCAGCGCGCGGGGAGCTCGGCCACGAGGCGTCCCACGGCCTCCAGGACAGCATCGCCCGTGCCCTCCGGCCCCCGGTAGTAAGCGCTGACGAGCAGCGGGGCCCGGTCCGGCGGCCAGAAGATGGCGATGTCGCTCACGACGCCATTGCCGCTGGTGCCCGTCTTGTCCCCGGCACGCCAGTCGGGCGGCACTCCCGCCCGCAGACGTTTCGCACCGGTCTTGCTCGCGGTCAGCCACGCCACCAGCCGCTCGCGCGAACTCGCGGAGAGAGCATCCCCCACCAGGAGCCGCTGCATGTCCTGGAGCATGGCGGCCGGGGTGGTGGTGTCGCGGGGGTCTCCTGGCTTCGCCTCGTTCAGCTCCGTCTCGCGGCGGTCCAGCCGGGTCTTCTTGTCGCCCAGCGTGCGGACATAGCGGGTGAGCGCCGCCGGGCCGCCAAAGCTGTCGAGCAGCAAGTTGCCCGCCGTGTTGTCACTGAGGGTAATCGCCGCCTCGCAGATCGCCTCCAGCGTCATGCCCTCCCCGCCCACGTGCTCCTTCGTCACGGGGGAGTAGGAGACGAGATCCGCCTCGGAGAAGACGATGCGTCGGCCGAGCTGCTCCTCCCCGCGATCCACCCGGGCCAGCACCCGCGCGGCGGCAAGGAACTTGAAGGTGCTGCACAGAGGGAACCGCTCATCGGCGCGATGGAGCACCAGCTCACCGCTGGCAGTATCGAGCACGGCGACGCCGAGCGTCCCGCCATGGCGGCGCTCCAGCTCCGCGAGGCGCGAGCGGGGGTCCGCCGCAGGCCCACCTGCTGCCCTGACCCCTCGCGGAGCCGTCATCACCGCCGCCAACAGACCCAACAACACGGGGCGGCGGCCCATCATGAAAAGAGGCTTCACGAGATCTCCACAGGCACCAGGGCCTCAACCAGAGGTAAACGTTCACCGGACTGGGTTGAGAGTCGACCCACCTGTCCACCAAAACGGGCAAGCTCACTGTTCCCTGCCATTCAGACAGCTTTAAACTCTTCTGTCGAACCCTTGATACCTGGTGAAACGAGATGCGTCAGACTTTCAGTT
The sequence above is drawn from the Stigmatella aurantiaca genome and encodes:
- the pfp gene encoding diphosphate--fructose-6-phosphate 1-phosphotransferase, with amino-acid sequence MKKLAIVVAGGPAPGINSVIGAATIRACLSGVEVLGIQDGFKWLAEGDISHVVPLTIADTSRIHFRGGSYIGISRANPTRSPEHLQRTIESMERLGIGMLITIGGDGTATLAQIISEKTRGKIRVVHVPKTIDNDIDLPHDTSTFGFQTARHVGVDIVKNLMVDAKTTSRWYFVVAQGRKAGHLALSIGKAVGATVTLIPEEFRGKKVPFATVVDTLAGSVIKRLAYGRPDGIALLAEGLADCIIPEDLARYTELPRDHMGNLHVADIQLGEVLEKGVKDRLAELGLKATLIPKYIGYEVRCADPIPFDMEYTRDLGHCAARYIIQGGTEAVVAIINGQFQPLSFQTMKNPDTGLPRVRLVDVDSDRYQIARGFMLRLKREDFAKPEELARLAASVKLTPEAFRERFSYLVKDEPETVPDAAREVMLKKKEA
- the bla gene encoding class A beta-lactamase, with translation MGRRPVLLGLLAAVMTAPRGVRAAGGPAADPRSRLAELERRHGGTLGVAVLDTASGELVLHRADERFPLCSTFKFLAAARVLARVDRGEEQLGRRIVFSEADLVSYSPVTKEHVGGEGMTLEAICEAAITLSDNTAGNLLLDSFGGPAALTRYVRTLGDKKTRLDRRETELNEAKPGDPRDTTTPAAMLQDMQRLLVGDALSASSRERLVAWLTASKTGAKRLRAGVPPDWRAGDKTGTSGNGVVSDIAIFWPPDRAPLLVSAYYRGPEGTGDAVLEAVGRLVAELPAR